In Streptomyces thermolilacinus SPC6, a single genomic region encodes these proteins:
- the dacB gene encoding D-alanyl-D-alanine carboxypeptidase/D-alanyl-D-alanine endopeptidase: MRPVTRTTQTRKPARTSLTTRATALGLAALLAWTVQGATAPAGAGPSDTGLKGAIDEILTDPRLDGGAAGVVVADAETGTTLYQRNSGDRLMPASNTKIPTSVAAMALLGPDHHFRTEVLATGRQYAGTLHGDLYLRGTGDPTTLATDYDRLAARVAASGIRRVTGRLVADDTRFDGNRLGRSWAADDESSYYSAQISALTLAPDTDYDSGTVIVEAAATSAGRHPAVTLTPRTDYVRVDNRATTVGSGRPDTLTIERAHGTNTLVISGEIPVGASPTKEWITVDEPTGYATAVFADALAAHGVRVDGPTRLGLATPASAKPVAVHRSMPLKQLMHPFMKLSNNMHAEALTKAVGYETSGSGSWSAGLAAIDAYLAKEGVDTSVLRQVDGSGLSRMNLYPAGQLAGLLLAVRDAPWYADWYASLPVACDPDRAVGGTLRRRMCDTPAALNARGKTGTLTGASALSGYVRDAAGRQLVYSVVLNNHLASSVKDIEDAIVVTLASSDTAAGEIAKADLRPERRVNDSSDALECTWQKPRARC, encoded by the coding sequence ATGAGACCCGTGACGCGCACCACGCAGACACGCAAGCCGGCACGTACGTCCCTGACCACCCGCGCCACCGCGCTCGGCCTCGCCGCGCTCCTCGCCTGGACCGTCCAGGGGGCGACCGCGCCCGCGGGCGCCGGTCCGTCCGACACCGGCCTCAAGGGCGCCATCGACGAGATCCTCACCGACCCCCGCCTCGACGGGGGTGCCGCCGGGGTCGTCGTCGCCGACGCCGAGACCGGTACGACCCTGTACCAGCGGAACAGCGGCGACCGCCTGATGCCCGCCTCCAACACCAAGATCCCCACCTCGGTGGCGGCCATGGCCCTCCTCGGCCCCGACCACCACTTCCGCACGGAGGTGCTGGCCACCGGCCGCCAGTACGCCGGAACCCTCCACGGCGACCTCTACCTGCGCGGCACCGGCGACCCCACCACCCTCGCCACCGACTACGACCGGCTCGCCGCGCGTGTCGCCGCATCCGGCATCCGACGGGTCACCGGCCGCCTCGTCGCCGACGACACCCGCTTCGACGGCAACCGGCTGGGCCGCTCCTGGGCGGCGGACGACGAGTCCTCGTACTACTCCGCGCAGATCTCCGCGCTCACGCTCGCCCCGGACACGGACTACGACTCCGGCACCGTCATCGTCGAGGCCGCCGCCACCAGCGCGGGCCGGCACCCCGCCGTCACGCTCACCCCGCGCACCGACTACGTCCGCGTCGACAACCGCGCCACCACCGTCGGCAGCGGCCGCCCCGACACGCTCACCATCGAGCGCGCCCACGGCACCAACACCCTCGTCATCAGCGGCGAGATCCCGGTGGGGGCCTCCCCCACCAAGGAGTGGATCACCGTGGACGAGCCGACCGGGTACGCGACCGCCGTCTTCGCGGACGCGCTGGCCGCCCACGGCGTACGCGTCGACGGCCCCACCCGGCTCGGCCTCGCCACGCCCGCGTCGGCCAAGCCGGTGGCGGTCCACCGCTCCATGCCGCTCAAGCAGCTCATGCACCCGTTCATGAAGCTCTCCAACAACATGCACGCGGAGGCCCTCACCAAGGCCGTCGGATACGAGACGTCCGGCAGCGGCAGCTGGAGCGCGGGCCTCGCCGCCATCGACGCGTACCTGGCGAAGGAGGGCGTGGACACCTCCGTACTGCGCCAGGTGGACGGCTCCGGCCTGTCCAGGATGAACCTGTACCCGGCCGGGCAGCTGGCCGGGCTGCTCCTCGCCGTACGCGACGCACCCTGGTACGCCGACTGGTACGCGTCCCTGCCGGTGGCCTGCGACCCGGACCGCGCCGTCGGCGGCACGCTGCGGCGCCGGATGTGCGACACCCCGGCGGCGCTGAACGCCCGCGGCAAGACCGGCACCCTGACTGGCGCGTCCGCGCTGTCCGGATACGTCAGGGACGCGGCCGGTCGCCAACTGGTCTACAGCGTGGTCCTCAACAACCACCTGGCGTCCTCGGTGAAGGACATCGAGGACGCGATCGTGGTCACCCTCGCCTCCTCGGACACGGCGGCGGGCGAGATCGCCAAGGCGGACCTCCGGCCTGAGCGGCGTGTGAACGACTCGTCGGACGCCCTGGAGTGCACCTGGCAGAAGCCCAGGGCCCGCTGCTGA
- a CDS encoding ATP-dependent Clp protease ATP-binding subunit, producing the protein MFERFTDRARRVVVLAQEEARMLNHNYIGTEHILLGLIHEGEGVAAKALESLGISLEAVRQQVEEIIGQGQQAPSGHIPFTPRAKKVLELSLREALQLGHNYIGTEHILLGLIREGEGVAAQVLVKLGADLNRVRQQVIQLLSGYSGGKEAATAGGPAEGTPSTSLVLDQFGRNLTQAARESKLDPVIGREKEIERVMQVLSRRTKNNPVLIGEPGVGKTAVVEGLAQAIVKGEVPETLKDKHLYTLDLGALVAGSRYRGDFEERLKKVLKEIRTRGDIILFIDELHTLVGAGAAEGAIDAASILKPMLARGELQTIGATTLDEYRKYLEKDAALERRFQPIQVAEPSLPHTIEILKGLRDRYEAHHRVSITDEALVQAATLADRYISDRFLPDKAIDLIDEAGSRMRIRRMTAPPDLREFDEKIASVRRDKESAIDAQDFEKAASLRDKEKQLLAAKAKREKEWKAGDMDVVAEVDGELIAEVLATATGIPVFKLTEEESSRLLRMEDELHKRVIGQKDAIKALSQAIRRTRAGLKDPKRPGGSFIFAGPSGVGKTELSKTLAEFLFGDEDAMISLDMSEFSEKHTVSRLFGSPPGYVGYEEGGQLTEKVRRKPFSVVLFDEVEKAHPDIFNSLLQILEDGRLTDSQGRVVDFKNTVIIMTTNLGTRDISKGFNLGFAAQGDVKTGYDRMKAKVNEELKQHFRPEFLNRVDDTVVFHQLSQEDIIQIVDLMIAKVDERLKDRDMGIELSGDAKILLAKKGYDPVLGARPLRRTIQREIEDILSEKILFGELRPGHIVVVDTEGEGEEKKFTFRGEEKSALPDAPPIEAAGGAGPNLSKDA; encoded by the coding sequence ATGTTCGAGAGGTTCACCGACCGCGCGCGGCGGGTTGTCGTCCTGGCTCAGGAAGAAGCCCGGATGCTCAACCACAACTACATCGGCACCGAGCACATCCTCCTGGGCCTGATCCACGAGGGTGAGGGTGTCGCCGCTAAGGCCCTGGAGAGCCTCGGGATTTCGCTCGAGGCGGTCCGCCAGCAGGTGGAGGAGATCATCGGCCAGGGCCAGCAGGCCCCGTCCGGGCACATCCCCTTCACGCCCCGTGCCAAGAAGGTGCTGGAGCTGTCGCTCCGCGAGGCCCTTCAGCTCGGCCACAACTACATCGGCACGGAGCACATCCTGCTCGGCCTGATCCGCGAGGGCGAGGGCGTCGCCGCCCAGGTCCTCGTGAAGCTGGGCGCCGATCTCAACCGGGTGCGGCAGCAGGTCATCCAGCTGCTCTCCGGTTACTCCGGGGGCAAGGAGGCCGCCACCGCCGGCGGTCCCGCCGAGGGCACGCCCTCCACGTCCCTGGTCCTCGACCAGTTCGGCCGGAACCTCACCCAGGCCGCTCGTGAGTCCAAGCTCGACCCGGTCATCGGGCGCGAGAAGGAGATCGAGCGGGTCATGCAGGTGCTGTCCCGCCGCACGAAGAACAACCCGGTCCTCATCGGCGAGCCCGGCGTCGGCAAGACCGCCGTCGTCGAGGGCCTGGCGCAGGCCATCGTCAAGGGTGAGGTGCCCGAGACCCTCAAGGACAAGCACCTCTACACCCTGGACCTCGGCGCGCTGGTCGCCGGCTCCCGGTACCGCGGTGACTTCGAGGAGCGCCTGAAGAAGGTCCTCAAGGAGATCCGCACGCGCGGCGACATCATCCTCTTCATCGACGAGCTCCACACCCTGGTGGGTGCGGGCGCCGCCGAGGGTGCCATCGACGCCGCGTCGATCCTGAAGCCGATGCTGGCCCGCGGTGAGCTCCAGACCATCGGTGCCACCACGCTCGACGAGTACCGCAAGTACCTGGAGAAGGACGCCGCGCTGGAGCGCCGCTTCCAGCCCATCCAGGTCGCCGAGCCGTCGCTGCCGCACACGATCGAGATCCTCAAGGGTCTGCGCGACCGGTACGAGGCGCACCACCGCGTGTCCATCACGGACGAGGCGCTCGTGCAGGCCGCCACGCTGGCCGACCGGTACATCTCCGACCGCTTCCTGCCGGACAAGGCGATCGACCTGATCGACGAGGCCGGTTCCCGGATGCGCATCCGCCGGATGACCGCGCCGCCGGACCTCCGCGAGTTCGACGAGAAGATCGCCTCCGTCCGCCGGGACAAGGAGTCCGCGATCGACGCGCAGGACTTCGAGAAGGCCGCGTCGCTCCGCGACAAGGAGAAGCAGCTCCTGGCCGCCAAGGCCAAGCGGGAGAAGGAGTGGAAGGCCGGCGACATGGACGTCGTCGCCGAGGTGGACGGCGAGCTGATCGCCGAGGTCCTCGCGACCGCCACCGGCATCCCGGTCTTCAAGCTGACGGAGGAGGAGTCCTCCCGTCTGCTCCGCATGGAAGACGAACTCCACAAGCGTGTCATCGGCCAGAAGGACGCCATCAAGGCCCTGTCGCAGGCCATCCGCCGTACGCGGGCCGGCCTCAAGGACCCGAAGCGCCCCGGTGGCTCGTTCATCTTCGCCGGTCCGTCCGGTGTGGGTAAGACCGAGCTGTCCAAGACGCTCGCCGAGTTCCTCTTCGGCGACGAGGACGCGATGATCTCGCTCGACATGTCGGAGTTCAGCGAGAAGCACACCGTGTCGCGCCTCTTCGGCTCCCCGCCCGGATACGTGGGCTACGAGGAGGGCGGCCAGCTCACCGAGAAGGTGCGCCGCAAGCCGTTCTCCGTCGTCCTCTTCGACGAGGTCGAGAAGGCCCACCCCGACATCTTCAACTCCCTGCTCCAGATCCTGGAGGACGGTCGCCTGACCGACTCCCAGGGCCGGGTCGTGGACTTCAAGAACACGGTCATCATCATGACGACCAACCTCGGGACCCGGGACATCTCCAAGGGCTTCAACCTGGGCTTCGCCGCCCAGGGCGACGTCAAGACCGGCTACGACCGGATGAAGGCGAAGGTCAACGAGGAGCTGAAGCAGCACTTCCGCCCCGAGTTCCTGAACCGCGTGGACGACACGGTCGTCTTCCACCAGCTCAGCCAGGAAGACATCATCCAGATCGTCGACCTCATGATCGCCAAGGTGGACGAGCGTCTGAAGGACCGCGACATGGGCATCGAGCTCAGCGGTGACGCGAAGATCCTCCTGGCGAAGAAGGGCTACGACCCCGTGCTGGGCGCCCGGCCGCTGCGCCGGACGATCCAGCGCGAGATCGAGGACATCCTGTCGGAGAAGATCCTCTTCGGCGAGCTGCGCCCCGGTCACATCGTGGTCGTGGACACCGAGGGCGAGGGTGAGGAGAAGAAGTTCACCTTCCGCGGCGAGGAGAAGTCCGCTCTGCCGGACGCTCCGCCCATCGAGGCGGCCGGCGGCGCCGGACCGAACCTCTCGAAGGACGCCTGA
- a CDS encoding SCO3374 family protein, with the protein MAATVPVPLPAPRPPLGGHRTRSGWASVARWYEDRLGWATAGGPPARLLTGLRFDVLDLPAAAGLAVLRRVPGEWPVAVAGRRMRVLVAAGSAEELPGLLDWLEWGGIALDLAAWGAGGRMAAPTPPGWDAPGVPGAPVWLRPPEPGREVESTLAGLPGVGVAGSAAPSGGSGLVRLVAVAAAECHRARLLAADRARATSGPGVAGR; encoded by the coding sequence ATGGCCGCCACCGTCCCCGTTCCCCTCCCCGCTCCCCGTCCGCCGCTCGGCGGGCACCGTACGCGTTCGGGGTGGGCGTCCGTCGCGCGCTGGTACGAGGACCGGCTGGGCTGGGCCACCGCCGGGGGACCTCCGGCCCGGCTGCTGACCGGGCTGCGCTTCGACGTCCTGGACCTGCCGGCCGCCGCCGGGCTCGCCGTGCTGCGACGGGTGCCGGGCGAGTGGCCGGTCGCGGTCGCGGGGCGGCGGATGCGCGTCCTGGTCGCCGCGGGGAGCGCCGAGGAGCTTCCCGGTCTCCTCGACTGGCTGGAGTGGGGCGGGATCGCCCTGGACCTGGCCGCGTGGGGAGCGGGCGGGCGGATGGCCGCCCCCACTCCCCCGGGCTGGGACGCGCCGGGCGTTCCCGGCGCCCCGGTGTGGCTGCGGCCGCCCGAGCCGGGGCGCGAGGTGGAGTCCACGCTCGCGGGGCTTCCCGGGGTCGGCGTCGCGGGGTCCGCGGCACCTTCGGGCGGCTCCGGGCTGGTGCGGCTCGTCGCCGTGGCCGCGGCGGAATGCCACCGGGCCCGGCTGCTGGCCGCCGACCGCGCTCGCGCCACGAGCGGCCCGGGCGTGGCCGGGCGGTGA